A window of Devosia chinhatensis genomic DNA:
GGCGCCAGAATGCTTCGAGATTGAAGAAGTCCTGCGCGAGCGCATGAACATCCCGGTCTTTCATGACGACCAGCACGGCACTGCCATCATCGTCGCCGCCGCTGTGATCAACGCCATGCGCCTCGTCGGCAAGGACATTTCCAAGGTCAAGATCTGCACATCCGGGGCAGGGGCCGCGGCCATCGCCTGCATGAACATGCTGATCGCGGTGGGCGCCAAGCGCGAAAACATCTGGATCGCCGACTCAAAGGGCCTCGTCACCAAAAAGCGCGACAATTCGGTCGACCGTTGGCGCGGCGCCTTTGCGCAGGATACCGACAAGACAGAGCTTGCCGAGGTCATGGACGGCGCCGACATCTATGTTGGCCTGTCCAAGGCCGGGGCGCTAAAGCCCGAAATGATGAAGAACATGGCCCCCAATCCGCTGATCCTGGGTCTCTCCAATCCCGTTCCCGAAATCATGCCGGAACTGGCCAAGCAAGCGCGCCCCGATGCGCTGGTCTGTACGGGTCGCTCGGACTATCCCAATCAGGTCAACAACGTTCTCTGCTTCCCCTTTCTCTTCCGCGGCGCGCTCGATTGCGGCGCCACCATTATCAACGAAGAGATGAAGGCCGCCGCTGCCCATGCCATCGCCAGGCTTGCGCATGAGCCGGGCCTCGAAGCCACCGCTCATGGCGTCCCCGCCATCTTTGGACCAGATTATCTCATCCCCAACCCCTTCGATCAGCGCCTGATCCTGCGCATTGCCCCGGCCGTCGCCAAGGCGGCGATGGATTCCGGTGTCGCCGCTCGCCCCATCGCCGATTTCGATGCCTATCGCGACCAGCTCCGCCGCTTTGTCTTCCGGTCGGGCATGGTCATGAAGCCGATGATCGAGCGCGCCCAGGCCGCCGGAAAACGCATCGCCTTTGCCGAGGGTGAAGATGAGCGGGTACTCCGCGCCGCCCAGGTCATTCTCGAAGACGGTATCGGCAAGCCGATCCTGATCGGGCGGCCCTCGGTGATTGAATCAAGGTTGGAGCGTTTCGGCCTAACCATCCGTCCTGGCAGCGATTTCGAGATCATCAACCCCGAAGACGATCCTCGTTACCGCGACTATGTCGCTGAATTTCATGCCTTGGTCGGCCGCAAGGGCGTCACGCCCGATACCGCCCGCACTATCGTGCGCACCAATACTACGGTCATTGGTGCGCTCGCGGTGCGACGCGGTGAGGCAGATGCCCTGATCTGCGGCTTGCAGGGGCGCTTTATCAAGCATGCTCGGGACATTCATTCCATCATCGGCCTTGCGGACAATGCCAGCCAGCTCTCGGCGCTCTCGATGCTGCTACTCAATCGGGGCGTGTTCTTCCTGGCGGACACATATGCCAATATCGATCCGAGCGTGGACGAACTCGTCTCGATCACACTGCAGGCTCGCGACCATCTCAAGCGCTTCAACATAGATGCCAGGGCCGCATTGCTGAGCTATTCGAACTTCGGTTCTCGCGATGGCGACACCTCCGTAAAAATGCGCGCTGTCTATGAGCGGCTGAAGGCCGTGGCGCCCGATCTCGTGGTCGAAGGCGAGATGCAGGGCGATCTGGCGGTCAATGCGGAACTGCGGTCGCGCTATATTCCCGACTCGGTCCTTTCGGGCGAAGCCAACCTGCTTGTCTTCCCCAATCTCGAGTCTGCAAATCTCTCGATGACCCTGCTCAAGGAGCTCAATAACGGGTTGCACATCGGCCCCATCCTGATGGGGACGCGCCAACCGGCACATATCGTCGCCCCGACGGTGACCTCCAGAGGGTTGGTCAATATGGCAGCGATTGCCGCTACGGAAGCAGCAGGTTAGGCGGCTTCTTCGCTTTTTGCCGGATGTTTCCCGCCTGCCTGGAAATGATCCCTTGGGCCAAGGAAGAAGGATTGGAGACGCTGGGGACTGGTCACACCTCAGCGCGCTCCGTTAAGGTCGTCGACAACCGCTTCGGGGAGAGGAGCGGACCAGGAGGAAAAGCCCATGACGTTCCGTGCCCTGCTGACTGAAAAGGCCGATGACGGCAGCGTTTCTTCGTCTGTGCAGCAGCTCGACGAAGGGCGCCTGCCTGAGGGCAATGTAACGGTCGACATCGATTGGGCCGGACTCAACTACAAGGATGGATTGGCCCTGACTGGAAAGGGCGGGCTGGTGCGCGCCTATCCGCATGTTGCCGGCATCGATTTTGCGGGGCGCGTGCGGGAAAGCAGCGATGACCGCTATCGCCCTGGCGATGGCGTGGTTTTGACCGGCTGGCGGGTCGGCGAAACCCATTGGGGTGGATATGCGCAAAGAGCCCGGGTCCTGGGCGATTGGCTTGTCCCGCTCACAGAAGGATTATCCACTCGCCAGACAATGGTCATCGGAACAGCCGGCCTCACCGCAATGCTGGCGATCAATCGGCTTGAAGCCCTTGGCATGACACCGGACGGAGGCGAGTTGCTCGTTACCGGCGCCGCCGGCGGCGTCGGCTCCATCGCAGTGGCGCTGGCCCACCGGCTCGGCTATTCGGTCACGGCACTTTCAGGGCGGCCGCAACATGCCCAGATGCTGAGAGCACTCGGTGCATCGACCATTCTCGACCGCACTGATTTTATGGCTCAGCCAGACAAACCCCTGGAAACCGCGCGCTTCGCAGCTGCCATCGATTGCGTGGGCGGAGATATTCTTTCCAAGCTGCTTCGCCAGATTGCCTATGGCGGTTCGGTGGCAGCTCTCGGCAATGCAGCCGGCATCGGCCTCAATACCAATGTCCTGCCTTTCCTGCTGCGCGGGGTGAACCTGCTCGGCATCGATAGCGTCATGCAGCCCTTTGAGTCCCGCGTCGCTGCATGGACTCGCCTCGCCGGACTGTTCGACTTTGCGGCTTATGAAGGCAATGTCGAGGTGATCGGCCTCGAGCAGTTGCATGATAAGGCCATGGATATTCTGGCTGGCAAGGTCCATGGCCGTGTCATCGTCGACCCATCACGCTGATGACGCCCTTCACTTTCTGTCTCAGTGACAGGACGGTGACAGGCAAGCCTGCATAAGCTCCCCGTACGGACGCAATGACGTTCGACTTGTTTGGGAGGAATTATGAACAAGCTGCTTCTTGCGGCGCTGGTTTCCGGCGCCCTTTCGGTGTCGGCCTACGCGGCCGACTACAATATCATCGCGCCAGCAGCACCGGGTGGTGGCTGGGACCAGACGGCCCGCACGATGCAGGAGGCCCTGGTTTCGAGCGGTGTGTCCTCCAACGTGCAGGTGGTCAATGTTCCCGGCGCCGGTGGGACCATCGGTCTGGCCCAGTTCGCCACCCAGGAATCGGGCAACCCCAATGCCCTGATCGTCGGCGGCTACGTCATGGTCGGCGCGATCCTGACCAACGCGTCCCCCGTAACCTTGGAACAGGTGACCCCGATTGCACGCCTCACCGGCGAAGCCGTGGCGATTGTCGTTCCGGCTGCATCCGATATCCAGACGCTCGATGATCTTGTCGCCAAGCTGAAGGAAAACACCGGCGCCGTATCCTGGGCCGGCGGGTCAGCTGGTGGTGTCGATCACATCACGGCAGGCCTTATCGCTAAAACAATCGGGGCTGATCCGACGCAGGTCAACTACATCGCCTATTCCGGCGGTGGTGAGGCCCTTGCCGCCGTACTTGGCGGCCAGGTGACGGTCGGCATTTCGGGCATCAGCGAATTTGCGTCCCAGATCGAGGCCGGCGATCTCCGCCTGATCGCGGTTTCGTCCGAAGACCGCGTGCCGGGCGTTGATGGCCCCACCCTCAAGGAAGCCGGCGTCGATCTGGCTGTTCAGAACTGGCGCATGGTTGCCGCCGCTCCGGGCATCTCCGACGAGCAGAAGGTTGCCATTACAGCCGACATCCAGACAATGGTTCAGTCCGACGCCTGGCAGGCTGCTCTCGAAAGCCGCGGCTGGGTCGACACCTACCTTGATGGCGAAGCCTTCGATGCGCAGCTTGCTGCCGACATCGCCGCGACCGAGACCATCCTGAAAGACATCGGCCTGGTCCAATGACAACAGGCTCCTCCAGGCCCGAGCGCCGCCCCGATGGGGCGGCGCTCGTCATCGCGGCCATATTGGCAGGGTTGGCCATAATCATCTTCTGGCAGACCAGCCAGATGCGCGTACCCCCCATCCAGCAGCGTGTGGGGCCAACGGTCTTCCCCTATGTGATTGCCTCAGGCCTGCTCCTGCTGTCGATCGGCACCATCGTCTCGGCCCTGCGCAACGGGTTTCCCGAACGCAGCAAGGACGATTACCGCCCGATTTTCTGGATCGTCGGTGGCCTTGTCGGTCAGATCCTTCTGCTGTCGACGGCCGGTTTCTCGGTGGCGACGGGCGTGCTCTTCGCCTTCACTGCCAAAGCGTTCGGGCGCGGACCTCTCTGGCAGACCATTCCCATAGGTATCGTCTTTGCCTTCATCGTCTGGTTCATTTTCGCCAAGGGCCTGATGCTGTCGCTGCCGGCGGGTGTGCTTGAACGGTTGCTGACCACGGGGAGCCTCGTCTGATGAATACGTTCGAACTCCTCGGCCAGGGTCTCATCGCGGCCTTGCAATGGCAAAACCTGATCTACGCCCTGATCGGTGTGACCCTGGGAACAGCCGTGGGCGTACTGCCCGGCATCGGCCCGGCGTTGACCGTCGCGCTGTTGCTGCCCGTGACCTACAAGTTGGATCCGGCCGGGTCACTGATCATGTTTGCCGGCATTTATTATGGTGGCATGTATGGCGGGTCCACCACGTCCATCCTGCTCAACACGCCGGGCGAAAGCGCCTCGATCGTCACCGCGCTCGAGGGCAACAAGATGGCGCGCAAGGGCAGGGGCGGCCCAGCACTTGCCACGGCTGCCATCGGGTCCTTCGTCGCAGGCCTGATCGCCACCCTCGGCCTCGCCTTTATCGCGCCCTTCGTGGTCCGGTTTGCCCTGTCCTTCGGGCCCGCCGACTATTTCGCTCTGATGGTGCTGGCCTTTGTGACCGTTTCGGCCGCGTTCGGCGACAGCGCACTGCGCGGCCTGACGGCTTTGTTTATCGGTCTCGGATTGGGCTTGATCGGGATCGACCTGCAGTCGGGCCAGACACGCCTTGCCTTCGGGGTCATGGATCTGCTCGACGGCATCGAGGTGACCACGCTGGCCGTGGCTTTGTTCGCCATCGGCGAGACGCTCAAGACCGCTTCGGATCGTGAGCAAGTTGCTGCCAAGGTGATGGCGGTCAAGGGGTCGGTCTGGATGACCCTTGGAGATTGGAAGCGCAGTTGGGCCGCCTGGCTTCGTGGCACGGCCATCGGTTTTCCGATCGGCGCCATGCCCGCGGGCGGGGCCGACGTGGCCAGTTTCCTGTCCTACAGTGCCGAAAAGAGCTTCACCAAGCATCCCGAGGAATTCGGAAACGGGGCAATCGAAGGCGTCGCAGGACCCGAAGCAGCCAATAATGCCTCGGCGGCAGGCACGCTCGTGCCACTCCTGACGTTAGGCCTGCCAACTACGGCAACTGCGGCTATTATGCTGGCCGGCTTCCAGCAATTCGGGCTGCAGCCCGGCCCATTGCTGTTTGCCAACAATGCGCCGTTGGTCTGGGCGCTCATTGCCAGTCTTCTGGTCGCCAACTTCATGCTGTTGGTGCTCAACCTGCCGCTGATCGGTCTGTGGGTAAAGCTGCTGACCGTGCCCAAGCCATGGCTTTATGCCGGCATTCTCGTCTTCGCTACCCTCGGCACGCTGGGGGCAAATGGCGCGATGTCCATGGGGATCGGCCCGGTTCGGATTTCGTTCGAGCTCGTGCTGCTTTTGCTGTTCGGTATCCTGGGCTATTTCCTGCGCCGCTTCAGTTACCCGATCGCTCCGGTCGTGGTGGGCCTGATCCTCGGACCCATGGCCGAACAGCAATTGCGCCGTGCCCTAGCGATCAGCCAGGGCGATCCTGCGATCCTCGTCAACTCGCCCATTTCCATGGTGCTCTATGTGGTTGCGCTGATCGCCGTGGGCCTGCCGCTCATCCTGCGTCTGCGCGGCAAGGGCAAGGTCCTTGGCCAGCTGGCAAGCGACGAGGACTAGCCGCCATAACAGGGGCATGCGTGTTGACGCAAAAAGCCCGGATGCCAGACAGGAACTGGCACCCGGGCTTTGTCATACCGGCAGATCCGCGCAGTTACCGCGAGATGAGGTAACGCGCGCAGGGAAAGCGGTCCGCAACGGCCGCGAGCGAAGCTCTTAGATCTTACCGATGGTGCGGAACGCGACCGGGTCGATGCCCAGGGATTCAAGGTGCTTCGCCTTGGGCGCCCGGCCAGCTTCGACAGCCGCCGAAACTGCAGCAGCGCTGCCGAACACGGTGGCAAAAGTGTCGAGTGTCGCAAAAAACTTGTTCTTGCGCGGGGTGCTCATGGTTAAATCCTTTCATCAGGACCTGGGATAATTCCCGGCCGTTTCCATGAACACAAGATGGGCGCGTCGGCGACTGACTTGTAGGGTTGGTTTGCTCACCCCAGCCATGCGCTGAGCGAAAAACTTGGCGCCTGGCGAATACCAGCCCTGCGTGTGGAACTGCATTGGCCTCGTGCGATCGTTCAGGGCTTGGGAGAAACGATCTCCTGCCAGGTGTCGATAAACCGCTGCCGTCTCAGCGTGTCGAGAGCGACCAGGAGCCCCGGGCCGATTGGAATTGGCTGGATAACGCCACGCCCGCGGGCGGCAATGGCTTCGCTGGTCCAATCTCCTGAACCATCGGGCACAACGGCACCCAGGGCCGTCGGGCCGGCGGCCACTGCCTGGCCGGCTGGCGAGAGCGCGAAATCGATGAAGGCGCGCGCCAAGTCGGCATGTCCAGCGTCGCGGGGAATGAGCATGGATCGCGTCAGCACAAGAACGTAATCGTCCGGCACCACGATCTCGATATTGGCGCCCTCTGCCTGTCGGGCAAAAGCGTACGAGCCCAGCACGTTATAACCCAAGGCAAGGGTGCCGTCGGCCACGCCGTTGAGAATGGCCGGACTGGACCCGGAGAACTGTGCGTTGACACGTCCGAACGCGCTGGCCAGTCGCCAGAAGGTGGATGATATGGTCTGATCCTGCGCCGCCAGGAGATAACCCACGCCGGAGAGGGCGATGTCATAGGTGGCTATCCGGCCGCGGAACCGCTCGGTCTGGGTTTCGAGTAGTTCAGCCAGCGTGAGGTGACTGCGGGGTACTTCAGCCCCGGTGATGAGATCGGGATTGTAGATGATGACGGCCGGCTCGAAGGTGAAGCCAAAGACCTCGTTGCGCCAGTGCGCCCAGTCGGGCAATGCGTCCAGAAACGGACTGTCATGCGGCTGGGCATATCCGTCATTGGCCAGCTTCAGTTGAAGGTCGGATGCTGAGCTGATCAGCAGGTCCGGAAGGGCTGAAAGCGAGCCGGCAAGATAGTTCTCATAGAGTGGCCTTGAGTCCCACTCTTCGTAGATCACCCCAGTATCGGGATGCAGGTCCTGGAAGGCGGCGATGAAATACTCGAATAACGGCGTATCGGTGGTGCCAAAGATCGTCAGGACCTTTTCGGTGCTACCATCGGGCGCCGCGTGCACGCTGGTGGCGGCGTCGACGGACTGAGGTGGCAGGGTGATGAGCGCGCTGGCGAGAATAAGTGCCATCGCCAGCCCCGGCACGGCCGAGCTTCGTTTCGGAGTGGGCAGCGTGATGGCGACGATCAGCCCGCCACCATCCCGATCCTTCAGAGACAATTGGCCGCCATGCGCTTCGACCACCCGGCTGACAATGGAAAGTCCAAGGCCCGAGCCGGCCGTCCCTGCACTGGTCGCGCCGCGCTTGAACCGTTCGAGCACCATCGTTTTCTCGCTGGCGTCGATGCCCGGCCCGCGATCCTGCACAATGACCTCCAGGCGACCCGCACCCAGCGTTCCGCTGATTTCGACAGGGCTGGACGAATACACCAGAGCGTTGTCGACCACATTGCGCATCATTTCCCGCAGGGCCACCCTGTCACCGCGGATGATTGCCGTTCCGGCCCCGGTCGCCAAGTCCACTTGAATGCGGCTTGCCTGGTCCGGGTCCAGCCGCTGGCGGACATCGTCGATCACGGCGCCCAGTGTCGTGGCGTCATTATCCTGGTTTTCGAGGCGATGGGAAATCGTAGCCTCCATGAGCAGCTGGCTGACCAGCTGACTTGCCTGCACGGCACCGGTATGAATGCGACCGACGCGGCGGCGCAGTGCTTCGGGGTCCTGCTCATCCATCGCCACCTCCGCCTGGGCGCGCAGCGAGGCGAGCGGCGTCCGCACCTCATGAGCTGCTTCCGCCACAAGACCACTCACGCGCTCCATGGCGTTGCGCAGCCGGGCCATGAAGCCGTTGAGCGCTGACACTAGATGCTCGACCTCGCTGGGCACGGGGACGGTAATGGCGGAAAGGTCGTCGGGCGCACGCGCGCGCAGGTCCTGTTCCAGCTGGGTGAGCGGCGCAAACATGCGGGTGATACCGAACCAGACGAGGCCCACGGCGAGGAAGGTCAGCGCGATCACGGGCAGCACGGCATTGGAGAGGATTTCGTTGGCCAGGGAATTGCGCTGGTTTTGCGTTTCGGCAACATGAATGGTGACCCATCCTGTGTCGCTGGGCGTGGAGATCAGGCGGCCAACGCTGACCACCCTTACGAGGTCTTCGCGATAGACGAGATCGGAGAAATGCGGTTCTCCGGAAACAGTTTCGGGCATATGCGCGGCGAGGTCCTCATAGCCGGTCACGGTGCGCGCATAGGGGTCCTCTACTGCGTAAAAGACCCGGTCCTGGCCGGAAAACATCGCAAAGGCGGCAAACGGAATTTCGACGATCACTGCCTCGGCTTCCACCTGCACGGCTCCGGCGATGGTGAGCGCCGACGCGGCCAGAAGTCGATCGAAGGCCCGGTCTGCAGCACGTTCCGCATAGTCGCGGATGAAAACGATCAGGACCAAAGAGGCAAGCAGGAGCAGACCCACCGCCAAAGCGAAAATCCGCCGGCGCAGGGAGAATGGCTTGATGGTTAGGGCGCGCACCTAGCCGACGACCCGCATCAGGTAACCGACGCCGCGAACCGTACCGATCTCAACCTGCGCACCATCGAGCTTCTTGCGCAGGCGGGAAATATGCAGCTCGAGCGCATTGATGGAAACGCTCTCGTCGAAATTGAACAGCTGGTTCATCAGCCGTTCCTTGGGCACGACCTTGCCCGCATGGGCCACAAGGATTTCAAGGAGCCGGAATTCCCTCCGGCCCAGTTCAAGGGCGCGCCCGTCGATGGCCGCGTTGAGGGCCGAAAGGTCCAGTTCGAGATTGCCCAGGGTAATGGCGCTGGAGGCCTGGCCACCGGTGCGGCGCAGCAGGGCGCGCAGCCGCGCTTCGAGCTCGCGCAGATCGAACGGCTTGACGAGGTAATCATCGGCTCCAAGGTCCAGCAGGCTGACCTTGTCGTCAATCTCCGAACGCGCGGTGATGACCAGGATAGGGGCATTGAATTTTCGCTTGCGCAGGTCCGAGATCAGCCCGATGCCGTCGCGATTGGGCAGCATCAGATCGAGCGTCACCGCGTCGAATGGCTCGCTTTCCGCCATGGCCACGACCTGAGCGCCATCCTTGACCCATTCGACCGAATGGCCGGCGCTGCGCAGCCGCTTCTCGATGGCTTCGCCCAGGTCCTCATTGTCTTCGACGAGCAGAATTCGCATGCATCCATCCCCAGCCCGAGTTTAAAGCCAGGGCTGGGCGGAGGGAAATGATTTCCGTAGTCACGGATTCTTCTGCGGCACGTCCTTGAGCTGCTCGATGAGATAGGCGTGGGTGGCAGGATTGGCGACGATCATCGCGCCGGTGGCCTCATAATATTCGGGGCCGCGCCCCCACCAATCCGTTACGACGCCGCCGGCCTCGAGAACCATCAGGATGCCTGCTGCGGTGTCACCGAAGCCGGTTTCCTCGAAATAACCGGTCAGCCGGCCACAGGCCACATAGGCGCAGGAATTGGCGGCGCTGCCGACGATCCGCACCCCGCCGATGGGAGCGCGGATGGCGTCGAGCCGGGCATAGGCGCCGGGGTGCAGCGACAGGTTGGGCGTCGGCAGGCCGGTGCCCACCGCCATGAGCGCGACGTCCTGGCTCTGGCTCACCTGCAGCCGCTCGCCGTTGAGAAAGGCGCCGCCGCCCTGGATGGCGGTGAACATTTCGTCGCTGACCGGATTGTAGATCAGTCCGCACAATGTCTGGCGTCCATGGCGCAGCGAAATGGTGATCGTATAGTGCTGGCCATTGAGAAAATTGGTTGTTCCATCAATGGGATCGACCAAGAACCTATAGTCCTGGTTCTCGCCTTCGGTTGGGGGAAATTCCTCCCCGGTGAGGCTCCAGCCGGGATAGCGGGACAAGAGGTGATTTCGGATCAGCGTCTCGGAGTCCCGGTCGGCGTCGGAGACGAAATCGCCCGGGCCCTTGATGCCGATTTCGAGGTCACGGAAGCGTTTGAAATGCTCAAGCGTCAGCGCGCCGGCCTGGCGGGCGGCGTCAATCATGTCGTTCAGGATCTTGTCGATTTCGGTCATGTGTCGAGGGCCGCTGCCAGCCCCTCCGGGTCGTCGGTGGTAATCTGGTCCACCCGGAGCGCGAGGAGCCGGGTGACCTGGGAAATTGTCGTGGAATTGACGTGGTTTATAGTCCACGCATCCACCTTGCGCCCTGCCGCGTGGACGGCGGCGATCATGTCGAAACCGGCATTGTCGGCGGCCAGCACGATCTCGTGGTGGAGATAGATGAAAGCGGCGTCAGGCGCGGTGCGAAGGGCGTTCTGAATGAAGGTCTCATGATCGCCCGTGGCCCTGAGCTGTTCGAGCGAGGCGCCGTAGCACGGATCGTAGCCGTTCATTAGCCCGGGCGTGGAATTCGTTAGCAGACTGATAGCGTCGAACGCCCCACCAGATACGATAATGTTACGTTTGAACGCAGAAACGGCCAAAGCGAAGTTTTCGACCGTCAGGTCATCGAGCGCGGCAAGGTCTTCCTTGAAGTCGAGTTGCAGAAGCGCGTCCGGATGCGGCGGATTTTGCCCCAGCAGATCGCAAAGGTCTTCGAGAAGGAGAACGCGGTCGGGCAGGGGCGATCCGTCGGCTGCGCGCAGGTAAAGCTGGCGCAGGGACGCTGCACCCGTCTCTCGCACCAGGCCGGTCCCGGTGGTCTCCCGGTCGAGCGTCTTGTCATGCAGCACGGCGCAGCCGTGATCGGCGTGGATGACGAGATCGACCTCGACGCTGGCACCCAGCCGCATCGCTTCAAGAATGCGGGCGCCGGTGAAGGCGGGGTCTGACGCCTTCCGGCGGCCCCGGTGCCATTTGAGCCAGGTCCGGTGCCCATCCCGTTCGATATAGAGCGGATCGGTCATGCTCACCCCTGATAGACAAGCGTGCCGTCGCGATAGCCGGCGACGGCCTTGGGCTTGAGATTGGCACCCTGGCCGGGCTTGAAGAGATCGGGATGGGCGACCATGGCCTTGACGCGCAGACCATCGGGGAGGTCGAGATCGACCAGGCCATGGGTGCCGAAATCGGTCACCCGGTGAACCTTGGCCTGACCGGGCTCGGCGGCCTCGAGATCGAGGGCCTCCGGGCGCACCGCCATGATGGCGGGACCTTCGAGGATCGGCATCGGCACCGAGAAGGTGCCATGGTGGAAAACGCCGTCACTGACCTGACCGTCCATGAGGTTCATGGTGCCGATGAAGCCGGCGACGAACGGCGTCTGCGGCTTGCGATAGACGACGTCGGGCCGGTCGATCTGCTCGGTGCGGCCATCGCGCATGACAACGATGCGGTCGGCCATGGACAAGGCCTCGTCCTGACCATGGGTGACGAAGAGCGTGGTGATCTTGAGGCGCTGCTGGATGTCGCGCACTTC
This region includes:
- a CDS encoding glycerophosphodiester phosphodiesterase, translating into MTDPLYIERDGHRTWLKWHRGRRKASDPAFTGARILEAMRLGASVEVDLVIHADHGCAVLHDKTLDRETTGTGLVRETGAASLRQLYLRAADGSPLPDRVLLLEDLCDLLGQNPPHPDALLQLDFKEDLAALDDLTVENFALAVSAFKRNIIVSGGAFDAISLLTNSTPGLMNGYDPCYGASLEQLRATGDHETFIQNALRTAPDAAFIYLHHEIVLAADNAGFDMIAAVHAAGRKVDAWTINHVNSTTISQVTRLLALRVDQITTDDPEGLAAALDT